In one Cystobacter fuscus DSM 2262 genomic region, the following are encoded:
- the pgm gene encoding phosphoglucomutase (alpha-D-glucose-1,6-bisphosphate-dependent), producing MAHQFAGKPPPDSILINPDTLRSQYYSELPDVREPEQRVAFGTSGHRGSAARRSFNEAHILAVVQAICEYREKQGINGPLFLGMDTHALSEPAQRTTLEVLAANEVRVRYTPGATPTPVISHAILTYNRGRQTGLADGIVITPSHNPPEDGGIKYNPPNGGPADTNITSWMEKRANDLLGSGNAAVRRMPFERAQNVAHLERYDFITPYVEDLRNVVDLDVVRGAKLSIGADPLGGSNLDYWEPIAARYGLNLQVVNKTVDPTFRFMRVDHDGKIRMDCSSPYAMAGLVELKDRYDIAFGNDTDSDRHGIVTRSVGLMNPNHYLSVAISYLYRNRPQWKQDVGVGKTLVSSSMIDRVAQDLGRRVVEVPVGFKWFVDGLLDGSLGFGGEESAGASFLRQDGTVWTTDKDGIILDLLAVEILARTGKDPGVHYQELTKKFGAPLYTRIDQPATSAQKAVLKKLSPEAVRATTLAGEPITQRLTRAPGNNAELGGLKVVADNGWFAARPSGTEDVYKIYAESFRDQAHLDALVNEARQIVGDAFSRG from the coding sequence GTGGCCCATCAATTCGCTGGCAAGCCCCCTCCTGATTCCATCCTCATCAACCCCGACACCCTGCGCTCGCAGTACTACTCGGAGCTGCCGGACGTGCGCGAGCCCGAGCAACGCGTGGCGTTTGGCACCTCGGGCCATCGTGGCTCGGCCGCGCGCCGCAGCTTCAACGAGGCGCACATCCTCGCTGTCGTCCAGGCCATCTGCGAGTACCGGGAGAAGCAGGGCATCAACGGCCCGTTGTTCCTGGGCATGGACACGCACGCGCTGAGCGAGCCCGCGCAGCGCACGACGCTCGAGGTGCTCGCGGCCAACGAGGTGCGCGTGCGCTACACGCCCGGCGCGACGCCCACGCCCGTCATCTCCCACGCCATCCTCACCTACAACCGGGGGCGGCAGACGGGCCTGGCCGACGGCATCGTCATCACCCCCTCGCACAACCCGCCCGAGGACGGTGGCATCAAGTACAACCCGCCCAACGGCGGCCCGGCGGACACCAACATCACGAGCTGGATGGAGAAGCGCGCCAACGATCTGCTCGGCTCGGGCAACGCGGCGGTGCGGCGCATGCCCTTCGAGCGCGCGCAGAACGTGGCCCACCTGGAGCGCTACGACTTCATCACCCCGTACGTGGAGGACTTGCGCAACGTGGTGGACCTGGACGTGGTGCGCGGGGCGAAGCTGTCGATCGGCGCGGATCCGCTGGGCGGCTCGAACCTGGACTACTGGGAGCCGATTGCCGCGCGCTACGGGCTCAACCTCCAGGTGGTGAACAAGACGGTGGACCCCACCTTCCGCTTCATGCGCGTGGACCATGACGGGAAGATCCGCATGGACTGCTCGTCGCCCTACGCCATGGCGGGGCTGGTGGAGCTCAAGGACCGCTACGACATCGCGTTCGGCAACGACACGGACTCGGACCGGCACGGCATCGTGACGCGGAGCGTGGGGTTGATGAACCCCAACCACTACCTGTCCGTGGCCATCAGCTACCTCTATCGCAACCGGCCCCAGTGGAAGCAGGACGTGGGGGTGGGCAAGACGCTGGTGAGCAGCAGCATGATCGACCGCGTGGCGCAGGACTTGGGCCGGCGCGTGGTGGAAGTGCCGGTGGGCTTCAAGTGGTTCGTGGATGGGCTCCTGGATGGCTCGCTGGGCTTTGGCGGCGAGGAGAGCGCGGGCGCGTCCTTCCTGCGTCAGGACGGTACCGTCTGGACCACCGACAAGGACGGCATCATCCTGGACCTGCTGGCGGTGGAGATATTGGCGCGCACGGGCAAGGACCCGGGCGTGCACTACCAGGAGCTGACGAAGAAGTTCGGCGCGCCGCTGTACACGCGGATTGATCAACCGGCCACGTCGGCGCAGAAGGCGGTGCTCAAGAAGCTGTCGCCGGAGGCGGTGCGGGCGACGACGCTCGCGGGCGAGCCCATCACCCAGCGGCTCACGCGCGCGCCGGGGAACAACGCGGAGCTGGGCGGGCTCAAGGTGGTGGCGGACAACGGGTGGTTCGCCGCGCGGCCCTCGGGTACGGAGGACGTGTACAAGATCTACGCGGAGAGCTTCCGGGACCAGGCGCACCTGGACGCGCTGGTGAACGAGGCGCGGCAGATCGTCGGCGACGCGTTCTCGCGCGGCTGA
- the glgC gene encoding glucose-1-phosphate adenylyltransferase, with protein MSSKRILGMILAGGQGTRLAPLTSKRSKPAVPFGSKFRIIDFALSNFLNSGVYSIYVLTQFKAQSLTEHIQRGWRFGSGLLADYFITLVPAQMYLYEELGPVWYRGTADAIYQNLHLVENYRADNVAIFSGDHIYKMNVAHMLELHEDSRADITIAAYPTPLAEAHRFGVMQIDERGRITDFQEKVKNPPPMPHKPTHALASMGNYIFKKKVLEELLEIDAKTEGSQHDFGKDVLPRALRDGYHIQSYDFHSNPIPGQDRANTYWRDVGTLEAYHEASMDLVSANPEFDVFNPEWPLRTAVEFSPPAKFVHEAGERMGRALDSMVAGGCIISGGTVRQSILSRRVRVNSYSLVERSVLFDEVDIGRHAQVKNAIIDKGVRMPPHAKIGHDLAADKARGFTVTDSGIVVVPKNYKFE; from the coding sequence ATGAGCAGCAAGCGCATCCTCGGAATGATTCTCGCCGGCGGCCAGGGCACGCGCCTGGCGCCCTTGACGTCCAAACGCTCCAAGCCCGCCGTGCCGTTCGGCTCGAAGTTCCGCATCATCGACTTCGCGCTGAGCAACTTCCTCAACTCGGGCGTCTACTCCATCTACGTGCTCACGCAGTTCAAGGCGCAGTCGCTCACCGAGCACATCCAGCGCGGCTGGCGGTTCGGCTCGGGGCTGCTCGCCGACTACTTCATCACGCTCGTGCCCGCGCAGATGTACCTCTACGAGGAGCTGGGCCCGGTGTGGTACCGGGGCACGGCGGACGCCATCTACCAGAACCTGCACCTGGTGGAGAACTACCGCGCCGACAACGTGGCCATCTTCTCGGGTGATCACATCTACAAGATGAACGTCGCGCACATGCTCGAGCTGCACGAGGACTCGCGCGCCGACATCACCATCGCCGCCTACCCCACGCCGCTCGCCGAGGCGCACCGCTTCGGCGTCATGCAGATCGACGAGCGCGGCCGCATCACCGACTTCCAGGAGAAGGTGAAGAACCCCCCGCCCATGCCGCACAAGCCCACGCACGCGCTGGCCAGCATGGGCAACTACATCTTCAAGAAGAAGGTGCTCGAGGAGCTGTTGGAGATCGACGCGAAGACCGAGGGCAGCCAGCACGACTTCGGCAAGGACGTGCTGCCGCGCGCGCTGCGCGACGGCTACCACATCCAGTCGTATGACTTTCACTCCAACCCCATCCCCGGCCAGGACCGCGCCAACACGTACTGGCGCGACGTGGGCACGCTCGAGGCCTACCACGAGGCCAGCATGGACCTGGTGTCGGCCAACCCCGAGTTCGACGTCTTCAACCCGGAGTGGCCGCTGCGCACCGCGGTGGAGTTCAGCCCCCCGGCCAAGTTCGTCCACGAGGCGGGCGAGCGCATGGGGCGGGCGCTGGACTCCATGGTGGCCGGCGGCTGCATCATCTCCGGCGGCACCGTGCGCCAGAGCATCCTGTCGCGCCGCGTCCGGGTGAACTCCTACTCGCTCGTGGAGCGCTCGGTGCTCTTCGACGAGGTGGACATCGGCCGGCACGCCCAGGTGAAGAACGCCATCATCGACAAGGGCGTGCGCATGCCGCCCCACGCGAAGATTGGCCATGACCTGGCGGCGGACAAGGCGCGCGGCTTCACGGTGACGGACAGCGGCATCGTCGTGGTGCCCAAGAACTACAAGTTCGAGTGA
- a CDS encoding aminotransferase class V-fold PLP-dependent enzyme codes for MRLPCQRHLFDLPEGLTWLNCAYMSPQSHAVTEAGREAVTRKARPWQVRPEDFFTESEALRRLFASLVEADAEGVALVPSVSYGMAVAASNVPVRVGQRLLVLAEEFPSNVYPWRELAERSGGQVVTVRRPPDGDWTRAVLAELDERAALVALPHCHWTDGSLVDLERVGARAREVGAALAVDATQSLGALPLSVERVRPDFLVTAGYKWMMGPYSLGYLYVAPRWREGRPLEHNWLTRAGSEDFSRLVDYRDDFQPGARRFDVGERSNFALVPMALAALRQLSSWGVADIQETVGALTARLAAGARSMGLEVAPEGLRAGHLMGLRNPGGYPPDVTAKLAARRVFVSVRGDSLRVSPHLYNTEADVDRLLEELDTFA; via the coding sequence ATGCGCCTGCCCTGCCAACGCCACCTGTTCGACCTGCCCGAGGGCCTCACCTGGCTCAACTGCGCGTACATGTCGCCCCAGTCCCACGCCGTGACGGAGGCGGGGCGCGAGGCGGTAACGCGCAAGGCGAGGCCCTGGCAGGTGCGGCCCGAGGACTTCTTCACCGAGTCGGAAGCACTGCGCCGGCTCTTCGCGAGCCTGGTGGAGGCGGACGCGGAGGGCGTGGCGCTGGTGCCCTCGGTGAGCTACGGCATGGCGGTGGCGGCGTCCAACGTGCCGGTGCGCGTGGGCCAGCGCCTCTTGGTGCTCGCCGAGGAGTTCCCCTCCAACGTGTACCCCTGGCGGGAGCTGGCCGAGCGCTCGGGGGGACAGGTGGTCACCGTGCGCCGGCCTCCGGACGGAGACTGGACGCGCGCGGTGCTCGCCGAGCTGGACGAGCGCGCGGCGCTGGTGGCGTTGCCGCACTGTCACTGGACGGATGGGAGCCTGGTGGACCTGGAGCGCGTGGGCGCCCGGGCGCGCGAGGTGGGCGCGGCGCTGGCGGTGGACGCGACGCAGTCGCTGGGCGCGCTGCCGCTGAGCGTGGAGCGGGTGCGGCCGGACTTCCTCGTGACGGCGGGCTACAAGTGGATGATGGGGCCCTACAGCCTGGGCTACCTCTACGTGGCGCCGCGCTGGCGCGAGGGGAGGCCCCTGGAGCACAACTGGCTCACGCGCGCGGGCAGCGAGGACTTCTCGCGGCTGGTGGACTACCGGGACGACTTCCAGCCCGGGGCGCGCCGCTTCGACGTGGGCGAGCGCAGCAACTTCGCGCTCGTGCCCATGGCGCTCGCGGCCCTGCGCCAGTTGTCCTCCTGGGGCGTGGCGGACATCCAGGAGACGGTGGGCGCGCTGACGGCGCGGCTGGCGGCCGGGGCGCGCTCGATGGGGCTGGAGGTGGCGCCCGAGGGCCTGCGCGCCGGGCACCTCATGGGCCTGCGCAACCCCGGGGGCTATCCCCCGGACGTGACGGCGAAGCTCGCGGCGCGCCGGGTGTTCGTGAGCGTGCGCGGCGACAGCCTGCGCGTCTCGCCCCACCTGTACAACACGGAGGCGGACGTGGACCGCCTCCTCGAGGAACTGGACACGTTCGCGTGA
- a CDS encoding zinc-dependent alcohol dehydrogenase, with product MQAMIYEGPYRVSVGKKPDPVILHPNDAIVRVTRTAICGSDLHLLHGLVTDTRVGCTFGHEFAGVVEEVGRSVRNLKPGDRVVVPFNISCGSCFYCKRGLFANCESSNPNSDLASGVYGYSHTTGGFEGGQAQYVRVPFADVGPMKIPDDMEEEDVLFLSDILPTGYQGAEMGNIQPGDTVVVFGCGPVGIFAQKSAWLMGAGRVIAVDHVPYRLEFARKYSQVETLNFKEEEDIITTLKEMTDGRGPDVCIDAVGMEAEGELMNNLLGVKLKLQAGSPTAINWSINAVRKGGTISIIGVYGPPFNLIPIGTAMNKGLTMRMNQCNTKRYMGHLLEHIRAGRIDAKGIITHRFPLAEVSKAYDIFSGKKDGCIKCVLLPHGHA from the coding sequence ATGCAAGCGATGATCTACGAAGGGCCCTACCGCGTGTCGGTGGGCAAGAAGCCGGATCCGGTCATCCTCCACCCCAATGACGCCATCGTGCGGGTGACGCGCACGGCCATCTGTGGCTCGGACCTGCACCTGCTGCACGGGCTCGTCACGGACACGCGCGTGGGGTGCACGTTCGGCCACGAGTTCGCCGGCGTGGTGGAGGAGGTGGGCCGCTCGGTGCGCAACCTCAAGCCCGGGGACCGGGTGGTGGTGCCCTTCAACATCTCGTGCGGCAGCTGCTTCTATTGCAAGCGCGGCCTGTTCGCCAACTGCGAGAGCAGCAACCCCAACAGCGACCTGGCCTCGGGCGTGTATGGCTATTCGCACACCACGGGCGGCTTCGAGGGGGGCCAGGCGCAGTACGTGCGCGTGCCCTTCGCGGACGTGGGGCCGATGAAGATTCCGGACGACATGGAAGAGGAGGACGTGCTCTTCCTGAGCGACATCCTGCCCACGGGCTACCAGGGCGCGGAGATGGGCAACATCCAGCCGGGGGACACCGTGGTGGTGTTCGGCTGCGGCCCCGTGGGCATCTTCGCCCAGAAGTCCGCGTGGCTCATGGGCGCCGGGCGCGTCATCGCCGTGGACCACGTGCCGTACCGTCTGGAGTTCGCCAGGAAGTACAGCCAGGTGGAGACGCTCAACTTCAAGGAGGAGGAGGACATCATCACCACCTTGAAGGAGATGACGGACGGGCGCGGGCCGGACGTGTGCATCGACGCGGTGGGCATGGAGGCCGAGGGCGAGCTGATGAACAACCTCCTGGGCGTGAAGCTCAAGCTCCAGGCGGGCTCGCCCACGGCCATCAACTGGTCCATCAACGCCGTGCGCAAGGGCGGCACCATCTCCATCATCGGCGTGTACGGGCCCCCCTTCAACCTCATCCCCATCGGCACGGCGATGAACAAGGGCCTGACGATGCGCATGAACCAGTGCAACACCAAGCGCTACATGGGCCACCTGCTGGAGCACATCCGCGCGGGGCGCATCGACGCCAAGGGCATCATCACCCACCGCTTCCCGCTCGCCGAGGTGTCCAAGGCGTACGACATCTTCTCGGGCAAGAAGGACGGGTGCATCAAGTGCGTGCTGTTGCCGCACGGACACGCGTGA
- a CDS encoding thiamine pyrophosphate-requiring protein — MSGTVSDYLLYRLSQWGVRRIYGYPGDGINGVMGALRRNSEFQFIQSRHEEMSAFMACAHAKFTGEVGVCMATSGPGAIHLLNGLYDAKLDHQPVVAIVGQQASTALGGHYQQEVDLSSLFKDVASEYTTMVTHPSAIRHAVDRAMRIAQAERTVTCIILPNDIQEQPYESPPMKHGTVHSSVGYSAPRVVPQERDLRRAAEVLNAGGKVAMLVGAGAMRAVPEILEVADLLGAGVAKALLGKAVLPDDLPFVTGAIGLLGTRPSWDMMMGCDTLLMVGTSFPYSEFLPPEGHARAVQIDLDGRMLAIRYPVEVPLTGDSKETLRALVPLLKRKEDRSWREGVEKSVRKWWKVLEGQAMVDANPINPQRVFSELSPKLPDRVILAADSGSTANWFARDLKIRGGMMASLSGNLATMGCGVPYAIGAKFAYPDRPVIAMVGDGAMQMNGNSELITVAKYWREWKDPRFIVLVLNNRDLNMVTWEQRVMNGDPEYKASQEIPDFPYARYADSIGLRGIRVDKPEQIAGAWERALESDRPVVLEAYVDPDVPPLPPHISVEQAKHFSEAILKGDPKAAGIINQSIKAMVEKLKPHKS, encoded by the coding sequence ATGAGCGGCACTGTCAGCGATTATCTGCTCTACCGGTTGAGCCAATGGGGCGTGCGCCGCATCTACGGCTATCCGGGTGACGGCATCAACGGCGTCATGGGCGCGCTGCGGCGCAACTCCGAGTTCCAGTTCATCCAATCGCGCCACGAGGAGATGTCGGCCTTCATGGCGTGCGCGCACGCGAAGTTCACCGGCGAGGTGGGCGTGTGCATGGCGACGTCGGGGCCGGGGGCCATCCACCTGCTCAATGGCCTGTACGACGCGAAGCTCGACCACCAGCCGGTGGTGGCCATCGTGGGGCAGCAGGCGAGCACGGCGCTCGGCGGCCACTACCAGCAGGAGGTGGACCTGTCGTCGCTCTTCAAGGACGTGGCGTCCGAGTACACCACGATGGTGACGCACCCCTCGGCCATCCGCCACGCGGTGGATCGGGCGATGCGCATCGCCCAGGCCGAGCGCACGGTGACGTGCATCATCCTGCCCAACGACATCCAGGAGCAGCCCTACGAGTCGCCGCCGATGAAGCACGGCACGGTGCACTCGAGCGTGGGCTACAGCGCGCCGCGCGTGGTGCCCCAGGAGCGGGACTTGCGGCGCGCGGCGGAGGTGCTCAACGCGGGCGGCAAGGTGGCGATGCTCGTGGGCGCGGGCGCGATGCGCGCGGTGCCGGAGATCCTCGAGGTGGCGGACCTCTTGGGCGCGGGCGTGGCCAAGGCGCTGCTGGGCAAGGCGGTGCTGCCGGATGACCTGCCCTTCGTGACGGGCGCCATCGGCCTGCTGGGCACCAGGCCGAGCTGGGACATGATGATGGGCTGCGACACGCTGCTCATGGTGGGCACGAGCTTCCCGTACTCGGAGTTCCTGCCGCCCGAGGGCCATGCGCGTGCGGTGCAGATCGATCTGGACGGGCGCATGCTGGCCATCCGCTACCCGGTGGAGGTGCCGCTCACGGGCGATTCGAAGGAGACGCTGCGCGCGCTCGTTCCGCTGCTCAAGCGCAAGGAGGACCGGAGCTGGCGCGAGGGGGTGGAGAAGAGCGTGCGCAAGTGGTGGAAGGTGTTGGAGGGCCAGGCGATGGTGGACGCCAACCCCATCAACCCTCAGCGCGTGTTCTCCGAGCTGTCGCCGAAGCTGCCGGACCGGGTGATCCTGGCGGCGGACTCGGGCTCGACGGCGAACTGGTTCGCGCGGGACTTGAAGATCCGCGGGGGGATGATGGCGTCCCTGTCGGGCAACCTGGCCACCATGGGCTGCGGGGTGCCGTATGCGATTGGAGCCAAGTTCGCCTACCCGGATCGGCCCGTCATCGCGATGGTGGGCGACGGGGCCATGCAGATGAATGGCAACAGCGAGCTCATCACCGTGGCCAAGTACTGGCGCGAGTGGAAGGATCCGCGCTTCATCGTCCTGGTGCTCAACAACCGTGATCTGAACATGGTGACGTGGGAGCAGCGGGTGATGAACGGCGACCCCGAGTACAAGGCGTCGCAGGAGATACCGGACTTCCCCTACGCGCGCTACGCGGACTCGATCGGCCTGCGCGGCATCCGCGTGGACAAGCCGGAGCAGATCGCCGGGGCGTGGGAGCGGGCGCTGGAGTCGGACCGGCCGGTGGTGCTGGAGGCGTACGTGGATCCGGACGTGCCGCCGCTGCCGCCGCACATCTCCGTGGAGCAGGCCAAACACTTCTCCGAGGCCATCCTCAAGGGTGACCCGAAGGCGGCGGGCATCATCAACCAGTCCATCAAGGCCATGGTGGAGAAGCTCAAGCCGCACAAGAGCTGA
- a CDS encoding heme-dependent oxidative N-demethylase family protein, protein MLPYFPFEQDVFAMRLGVRALRPGEPLIEVEESHYAEELALKQSLLAESQHVRFAALPRTLAAQWEAVTELLPLMAHQHPRHFTLERTGDAWHWHNHLLGTRTRFIPGEADSLPHAPLDWLGRQVQEDLLLMDGTHEGLPLIAGQLCFPAGWCLEDKLSHPVLDIHATVPGFGEQLGGATVRLMRGLKSGRPVTRVNWGISVTPQLDLAPWTQPEWRHLRQEVTALNAGEKCYLRLERQTLSVLPASGTILFTIHTYRAPVATEVEDPERRRLLAGVLRTLPPETRDYKGLTAFLPQLIAWLEPGARS, encoded by the coding sequence GTGTTGCCCTATTTTCCTTTCGAACAAGACGTCTTCGCGATGCGGCTCGGTGTGCGCGCGCTCCGCCCGGGCGAGCCGCTCATCGAGGTGGAGGAGTCGCACTACGCCGAGGAGCTCGCGCTCAAGCAGTCCCTGCTCGCCGAGTCCCAGCACGTGCGCTTCGCCGCCCTGCCCCGCACCCTCGCGGCGCAGTGGGAGGCCGTCACCGAGCTGCTGCCACTCATGGCCCACCAGCACCCCCGGCACTTCACCCTGGAGCGCACGGGGGACGCCTGGCACTGGCACAACCACCTGCTCGGCACCCGCACGCGCTTCATCCCGGGCGAAGCGGACAGCCTCCCCCACGCCCCGCTCGACTGGCTCGGCCGCCAGGTGCAGGAGGATCTCCTCCTCATGGACGGCACGCACGAGGGCCTGCCCCTCATCGCCGGACAGCTCTGCTTCCCCGCCGGCTGGTGCCTCGAGGACAAGCTGAGCCACCCGGTGCTCGACATCCACGCGACCGTGCCGGGCTTCGGCGAGCAGCTCGGCGGCGCCACCGTGCGCCTCATGCGCGGACTCAAGTCCGGCCGCCCCGTCACCCGCGTCAACTGGGGCATCAGCGTCACCCCACAGCTCGACCTCGCCCCCTGGACGCAGCCCGAGTGGCGCCACCTGCGCCAGGAAGTCACCGCGCTCAACGCCGGAGAGAAGTGCTACCTGCGGCTGGAGCGGCAGACGCTCTCGGTGCTGCCCGCCTCGGGCACCATCCTCTTCACCATCCACACCTACCGCGCCCCGGTGGCCACCGAGGTGGAGGACCCCGAGCGGCGCCGGCTGCTCGCGGGCGTGCTGCGCACCCTCCCCCCCGAGACGCGTGACTACAAGGGCCTCACGGCCTTCCTCCCCCAACTCATCGCCTGGCTGGAGCCGGGCGCCCGCTCCTGA
- a CDS encoding DUF6968 family protein yields the protein MTTVTRLMRGHKPTGPILAERKFKSSGGARASIRVRAPARDSRTGNYRCSVEWVHSGKRELFELWGIDSMQALQLALRAAGDLVNGDEEDLRWVGSDDGYLGFPRTYPEFLPKALLRKLERMIDREIAAHARKSAAERKQSRARAGRSKPVSG from the coding sequence ATGACCACGGTGACTCGACTGATGCGCGGCCACAAACCCACTGGGCCCATCTTGGCGGAGCGCAAGTTCAAGAGTTCTGGTGGCGCTCGTGCCTCCATCCGTGTCCGTGCACCGGCCAGGGATTCGCGGACAGGCAACTACAGGTGCAGCGTGGAGTGGGTGCACTCGGGGAAGAGGGAGCTGTTCGAACTCTGGGGAATCGACTCCATGCAGGCGCTGCAACTCGCTCTCCGCGCCGCCGGGGACCTGGTGAACGGGGACGAAGAGGACCTGCGGTGGGTGGGGAGCGATGACGGCTACCTGGGATTTCCCAGGACGTACCCGGAGTTTCTTCCCAAGGCGCTCCTGCGTAAGCTGGAACGCATGATCGACCGGGAGATCGCCGCCCACGCGCGCAAGAGCGCAGCAGAGCGTAAGCAGTCGCGGGCTCGAGCGGGACGGAGCAAGCCTGTCTCCGGCTGA
- a CDS encoding HEAT repeat domain-containing protein — translation MAQEFEKEQWRSELVDAFRWEDEERARHLVATLGKARSREARATLEEMLESPDGKVRQAAVFALGELGGPTSTRRLEQQLVVEEARGDHDGSAVVQVITQALGQIKSASARAALVRKLNRIATGGPDQTDVNDLAYALWHKRHPDLIPAVRGAVQRIALPTSRALHALLRLLESSPEELSAWVEDRLVPLEDKTEVLTVLDEEVPTELESLIPSFISMARSIIDVAATQAGAENDFCERLFTLLLLHRERLFPAIPPEARSALRDVARRMVAAPEAIRSIGAAVTLEYVGQREDAKLLEAYRLQNDVLGKVFDDAACALRKTSTA, via the coding sequence ATGGCACAGGAATTCGAAAAGGAGCAGTGGCGGTCAGAACTGGTCGACGCCTTCCGCTGGGAGGATGAGGAGAGGGCACGGCATTTGGTGGCGACGCTCGGCAAGGCACGGTCTCGCGAAGCCAGGGCCACACTGGAAGAGATGCTTGAGTCTCCCGATGGGAAGGTACGTCAGGCTGCGGTCTTCGCGCTGGGAGAACTGGGAGGCCCGACGAGCACCAGACGCCTGGAACAGCAACTCGTTGTAGAAGAGGCTCGGGGCGACCACGACGGCTCGGCAGTGGTGCAAGTCATCACCCAGGCGCTCGGACAAATCAAGAGCGCCAGCGCAAGGGCAGCCCTCGTGCGAAAGCTGAATCGCATAGCTACGGGCGGGCCCGACCAGACCGATGTGAATGATCTGGCCTACGCACTCTGGCACAAGCGTCACCCGGACCTGATACCCGCCGTTCGCGGTGCCGTTCAACGAATTGCCTTACCAACCTCCAGGGCTCTGCATGCCCTTCTGCGTCTGCTGGAGAGTTCTCCCGAGGAGTTGAGCGCGTGGGTCGAGGACAGGTTGGTGCCCCTGGAGGACAAGACGGAGGTACTGACGGTTCTCGACGAAGAGGTGCCCACCGAGTTGGAAAGCCTGATTCCCTCGTTCATCTCAATGGCCCGGTCCATTATCGACGTGGCCGCGACGCAGGCCGGTGCGGAAAACGATTTCTGCGAGCGCCTGTTCACCCTGTTGCTCCTGCACCGGGAGCGCCTGTTTCCCGCGATTCCTCCCGAGGCACGTTCCGCGCTGCGTGACGTAGCGCGGAGAATGGTGGCAGCGCCGGAAGCCATCCGTAGCATAGGCGCCGCTGTCACTCTTGAGTACGTGGGACAGCGGGAAGACGCGAAACTTCTGGAGGCGTACCGTCTACAGAACGATGTGCTTGGCAAGGTGTTCGATGATGCCGCGTGCGCGTTGCGCAAGACGTCCACCGCGTAA
- a CDS encoding DUF2381 family protein, with product MHGEHGVMARVLGDVVPRPGTILVANQRISYRAIKPGTRGRVAVEVNVLNEGKTAWTPEGASLVGPARQSLTGLTLWSLDPIPPGSMGRLVVEVDATESESRGPFTLKLWDEQGHAGVVLEGVTFP from the coding sequence ATGCACGGGGAGCACGGTGTCATGGCCCGAGTGCTCGGAGACGTTGTGCCTCGTCCAGGAACCATCCTGGTGGCGAATCAGCGTATCAGCTACCGGGCCATCAAGCCCGGCACGCGGGGCCGGGTGGCCGTGGAGGTGAACGTGCTCAACGAGGGAAAGACGGCCTGGACACCCGAGGGGGCCTCCCTGGTGGGCCCTGCTCGCCAAAGCCTCACGGGTTTGACCCTGTGGTCCTTGGATCCGATTCCTCCTGGGAGTATGGGTCGCCTCGTGGTGGAGGTGGACGCGACGGAGAGCGAGTCCCGGGGCCCGTTCACCCTCAAGCTGTGGGATGAACAGGGCCACGCGGGCGTGGTTCTGGAGGGCGTGACGTTCCCCTGA